The following proteins come from a genomic window of Alphaproteobacteria bacterium:
- a CDS encoding histidine phosphatase family protein, protein MKTLHILRHAKAEEGRGKADKERNLTDRGVRAATVLGLYLRQQNIKPDLILCSPASRTKQTMEHLLRSLDCSIETRFDEKLYHADPSQIADAIAATESTFNNVLLIGHNPGLQLFVAEKSKDVEGEGDDIDRIYQGFPTAALASLNFSISDWTEILKRGCKGQLVAYVEPSDLV, encoded by the coding sequence ATGAAGACATTGCACATTTTACGCCATGCCAAAGCCGAAGAGGGGCGCGGCAAAGCGGATAAAGAAAGAAATCTAACCGATCGCGGCGTTCGCGCGGCAACCGTGCTGGGGTTATATTTACGCCAGCAGAATATCAAACCGGATTTGATTTTATGCTCGCCGGCATCGCGCACCAAACAAACCATGGAACATTTGCTGCGTTCCTTGGATTGCAGTATTGAAACCCGCTTTGATGAAAAATTATACCACGCCGATCCATCGCAAATTGCCGATGCAATTGCCGCCACGGAATCTACTTTTAATAATGTTTTGTTGATTGGACATAATCCTGGATTGCAATTATTTGTCGCGGAAAAATCCAAAGATGTGGAAGGCGAGGGCGACGATATCGACCGCATTTATCAGGGATTCCCTACAGCGGCGCTGGCCAGTTTGAATTTCTCGATTTCCGATTGGACAGAGATTTTAAAACGCGGTTGCAAAGGCCAATTAGTCGCCTATGTCGAGCCTAGCGATTTGGTGTAA
- a CDS encoding NUDIX domain-containing protein, which produces MTRLLCCIIVPYLYSSLMPQKVKTDDKVKILAQNTAYGGYARVEKFDLQFRLYDGEWSRPVSREIVYRGEAAVVIPYDPQKDMVLMIEQFRLPALCKNMDPWLTELPAGMVEDSSESIESVAAREMMEETGLGITHLRHLHSFLPSPGVLAETLHLFVGKVDLSPLDNGHGMYHGAREEDEDIKLCPMPLSDVPNLLKQDKIKNASSMLGLYWLLLHRDELRKEWKS; this is translated from the coding sequence ATGACGCGGCTACTATGCTGCATTATTGTCCCATATTTATATTCTAGCCTGATGCCGCAAAAAGTCAAAACAGACGACAAAGTTAAAATTCTGGCGCAAAATACCGCGTACGGCGGTTATGCGCGGGTGGAAAAATTCGATCTTCAATTCCGGCTGTATGATGGAGAATGGAGCCGCCCCGTGTCGCGAGAAATTGTTTATCGCGGTGAAGCGGCCGTGGTTATTCCATACGATCCGCAAAAAGACATGGTATTAATGATCGAACAATTCCGCCTGCCTGCTTTATGCAAGAATATGGATCCATGGCTGACGGAGCTGCCAGCCGGCATGGTTGAAGACAGCAGTGAAAGCATAGAATCGGTCGCGGCGCGGGAAATGATGGAAGAAACCGGCCTTGGGATTACCCATCTGCGTCATTTACACAGTTTTCTGCCATCGCCTGGCGTACTGGCCGAAACGTTGCATCTATTTGTTGGAAAAGTGGATTTATCGCCGCTGGACAATGGTCACGGCATGTATCATGGCGCCAGGGAAGAAGACGAAGACATTAAACTGTGTCCTATGCCCCTAAGCGATGTTCCAAATTTATTGAAACAAGACAAAATTAAAAATGCCAGTTCCAT